The Gemmatimonadota bacterium DNA segment GTCGGCACCGAACGCCGGCGCGATGAGCGGCCACATGCGATCGCCCCAGCTTTCGCGCAGCGCGGCGTCGCTCTGCGCGTACCGCGGCACCCCGTCGAACGGATGTGCGCCCGTGTACGCCGGGGAGACGACGCCGGAGTGGCTTGCCGCGGCGCGAAAGACCTCGGGATACTGCAACGCCATCGTCAGCGCGCCGTAGCCACCCATGCTCAACCCGGCGATCGCGCGCTGCGCGCGGCTGGCCACGGTGCGGTAGCGCCGATCGACCGCCGTCACGAGATCGTGGGCGATGTAGTCGTCGTAGTGCGGCCACGGCACGCAGTACGAGGCGTCGGTGTCATCGCCGGGGCGCGGCTTGAACTCGCGACGGCAGACCGAGATGTCGAAGAGCCGGTTCCAGGTGGTGTACCACCCGTCGTCGCCATCCGGCATCACGACGACCATCTCCGGCAGGCCAGCGGCGGTGAGCGAGTCCAGCGTCTCGTCGAGCCTTCCCTGCTTCGTCCAGTCGGTCTCGCTCCCCCAGAGCCCGTGCAGGTAGTAGACCGACGGAAAGCGACGCGCCGGCTGCGTGGCGTATCCCGGCGGGAGCCAGACGATGGCGCGCTTCTGCGTGCCTAACGCCTGCGACCAGAAGGTGAGCGTATCGACGGTGCCGCGGGGCACCACCTGCGCCGGCAGGGGGCGCGCGAGCAGCCCCCCGGCGAGCACCGCCGCGACCGGGAGCAGGGCCCGGGCGGCGCGCCTCACGGCACCGCCGCGATGCACTCGATCTCCACCCGGGCGCCGAGGGCCAGCCCGTTCGCCCCGAGCGCGCTGCGCGCCGGCTTGTTGCGCGGGAAGAAGGTCGTGTAGATCTCGTTCATCGCATCCCACTCGCGCATGTCGGCCATGAAGACGGTGCACTTCACCACGCGGTCGAGCGAGGATCCGCTCTTCTCCAGCACGTCCTTGATGTTCTCCATGGTTTGCCGAGTCTCGGCCTGGATCCCGCCGGGTACGACACCCCCCTGCGCGCTGGCCGAGGTCCCGATCTGCCCGGCCAGGAAGAGGAGGTTGCCGACCTGCACCGCCGGCGAGAAGGGGCGCGTCGGCTTGCCGTAGGGGAGGTGCCAGGTGACCCCGTTCTCGGTCACGGAGGCGGGCGACGGCGCGGGGGCAGGCGTCGGCGTGGCGCGCGAGCATGCCCCAACCACGAGCAGCGGGAGAACCAGCAGTCGAGCGTTCATCGGTATGGAGAGGTGAAGGGGAAAGGTGTCGGGAGCGTCCACGACCGCCTGGTCGTCACTCGGCCTGCGTGACTGCGGCGCCCCGGCCGTCGCCGGGGTGCCCGCGGCCCGTGCATCGTCCCGTCGCTCACGTCAGCGACTCGTGCAGCAGCGAATGAAAATGGTGCACGCCATTTTCCCTGGTCGCCGAGTAGCGCCCGCGATCGTAGATGCGCGATCGCAGGTTGCGCTGCACGGCTTCGCAGATCGCGATGTCCTCGTCCTGGATCTCGAAGCTGAAGTCGGTGATGCGCGCCCAATCCGGGTCGTTGTCGGCCGGCGGGTTCACCGCGTACCAGTCGAAGCGGACGCGCGTCGTGTTGTGGTCGATGGGGAGGACGATGTTGGTCTGCATCTGCCCCTGGTAGATGTTGAGCATCCAGTTGGGATAGATCCAGTAGTAATGCGCCTCATCGTCACCGGCGCGCGGGATGTACTTGCGGTCGGCCGCGTGCGCCGCGAGGGGGCGCAGCGGCGCGTACTGGCGCGAGTAGTACCGATGCGGCTCGACGACGTACCGGTCCACATCGAGCTCCTTGTGCAGCCCGGGGTGCACGACCGACACGTGATACCCCTCGAGGTAGTTGTCGACGTAGACCTTCCAGTTGCAGTGGATCGTCCACTCCCGCGACATGACGTAGCGCATGCGCTCGGCGTGGAAGCGCTCGCACTGCTGCGGAATGTCCTCGATGAAGTGCGCGAGCGGCGGCGCCTTGAGGTCGAGGTTGGCGAAGACGAGGGGGCCCCACGTGGCGACCTGCACCGGGAGCAGCTGGAAGTCGCCGGGGGAAAAGTTGGCGGTCCCTTCCATGCCGGGCGCACGGACCAGCGCCCCCTGGAGGCTGTAGGTCCACCCGTGATACTTGCACTGCATGCTTTGTCGTCGACCGCACCCGGTCGCGACCGGACCCGCGCGATGCAGGCAGACGTTGTGAAAGCCGCGCAAGACCTCGCCATCGCGCACGATCACGATCGACTCGTTGGCGATCTCCGCGGTGAGGTACGAACCGCTCTCCGCCAGCTGCTCCGTCCGCCCCACGAGCTGCCACGTCTTCGCGAAGATCTTCCCCACCTCGAGCTCGAGGTAGACCGGATCGTTGTACAGCCTCGCCGGGATCGTGGAGGCGTGGGAGACGTCGAGGTTGAACGAAAAGGGCATGCGCGCGACCCTACGGGAGGGAACGACGGCAGCAACGCGTGAGACGCGACGGCACCGACCGTCTCGCACTCATCGCGTCGCCCGGCGTTGTGGTTGCAGCCAGAGGACCTGCTCGGTTTCCTGCTCGACACGCTTGCGGCTGTAGACGAGGGGGAAATAGTCATCCTTGCCCCACAGCGGCAACAGGTCGCCGTAGTGCGCGCTGCGCGGATCCGCGGACTGGCCCGGGACGTTGGTCACGACGGAGCGGTCGAAGTCGCCCAGGTCGATGATTTCGCGGAAGGACGCGCCAGCGGTCTGCTTGAAGTCGCGCCCGCCGGTCGCGTAGACCGTGTTCCCGTCGCCACCGCGGGAGGCCGACGGGAGGTCGTAGCGCGAGGAGAGCGGATGGCGGAAGACCGCCAGGTGCACGTCGCCGTACCGCCAGGCGGCGCGGTCGGCCCCAAAGCGGCGCGTGAGGTCGGCGACGGCGTCGTCGAGCGCGCCGAGGAGGAGGGAGTCGCTGGCCGGGGTCGCCGACGTGGCCAGCGTTCGTTCCAGCCACTGGTACTCGGGGCGCAGCGCGAGCGCCGCGCTCGTCTCCCGATCGTCGGGGAGCTGGGCCGCGATCGCTCGGCGGTAGACGGCCGGGGCCCACGCGGCGAAGAGCGTCGGGGCCACCTGGTCGCGCGACATGCGCAGGTTCCAGTCGGCCAGGAGCCTCACGTCCGCTCGTCCCGAGACCCCCCACCGGTTCGCCGCCGCCGTGAGCGAAGGAACGAGCGCCTCGGCCAGCTTGGAGTGGTCGTCGTGTTGCAACTGCCGGAAATCGTCGACGGTGAACTTGCGCGGCTGGCGCAGGACCTCGTGCACGCGATCGATGCGATAGCGCGAGGCCCACTCGTACGAGAGCGGGATGGGGTAGCTGTCGGGGAGAATGTTGTGGTTCGCCGTGGCGATGTAGCCCTCGGCCGGATTGAAGGCGCGCGGCAGCTGCATCCCGGGGACGAAGCCCGACCACTCGTGGCTCCCTTCGCCGGGGACCGGGAGGAGCCCGGACCAGCTGCGCGTGGGCATGAGTCCGCCGGCCACCCACCCGATGTTCCCGTCGACGTCGGCGTAGATCATGTTCTCGCTCGGCATGAGCCAGCGCGTCATCGCCGCCTGGAACTGCGGCCAGTTGCGCGCACGGTTGAGCGAGAGTGAGGCGAGGTAGGAGGCGGTCCCCGGCTCGGCGTGCACCGAGCGGATGGCGAAGGCGCGCCGGCGCGCGGTGTCGACGGAGACGATGGGGCCGTGCACGGTGTAGCGCAGGGTGACGACGCGCGGCGCCTCCCCCTTCACGCGAATCGTGTCGGTGATGGACTGCACATGGCGCCAGGCGCCCTTGTGGCGGTAGCAGTCGAGCGAGGATTCGGTCCGGTGGGGAACCGATTGGTTTGGCGAGGACGCGGCGGCGGTGGCACGTTGTTGTTGGGGGGGGCCCCCCGGTCGCGCCGGGCAGGCGCCTAACGTCTCCACGTACACGTCCTGCTGGTCCATCCCCACCACCGTCAGCCCGAAGGCGATGCGGTCATTGTGCCCGATCGACACCCCCGGGCTCGCCGGCTCCCCTGCCCCGATCACGTTCCACCCCGGTGCCACCAGGTGGGTGAGGTATCGCACCGCCGGGTTCGTGATGACGCGGTGCGGATCGTTGGCGAGGATCGGCCGCCCGGTGGCAGTCTTGCGCCCGCTGACGGTCCAGTTGTTCGACCCTTCGATGCGGTTGTACGCCACGTCGGCAAAGGCCGACCCGAAGCCACCTAACGATGCGGCACCGATCCCGGCCAGGTCGAGCCCCGGCGCCGGGTCGAGTGCGCGCACCGGATCGACCGGGAGGAGTGCCTCGACCCGCTTGGCCCCGAGCTTGGCGACCAGCTGCGCACGGAGCACCTCCGACGACCCGTTCGAGACGCCGGAAAGCCCGGTGGCACGAGACAGCGGCACCTCGATGCTCCACGGCTCTGGGCGAAAGCCGAGCATCCCGAACTCGGGCGGGAGCGAGTCGCCGGCCTGCGCGATGTACGCGTTCACCCCGCTCACGAAGGCGGTGACGATCGCCTTGGCGTCGGGCGCGTAGGCCGCCCACTCCTTCTTCATGTCGCCGCGGTACTTGAAGGTGCGCGCGAAGCGATCACGATCCACCGCCGAGGGCCCCAGGACCTCCGCCAGCCGACCTTCGCCCGCTCGCCGCCACATCTCCATCTGGAAGAGGCGATCCTGCGCCACGACGAATCCCTGCGCGAAGAAGAGGTCGTGCGTGTTCTTCGCGTAGATGTGCGGCACCCCCCACCGATCGCGGCGCACTTCCACGGAGGCCGTGAGCCCCGGCACCTGCAGACGCCGCTCCTCCACCGCACGCCCGCGCCAGGCGACCGCCCCCGAGGCTGCCAGCGCTGTCACGCCAGCGAGGATCCATCCGCGATGTGCCGCCATGCCCGTCTTCGTCCGCGTCGGTGGTGTTCGCCCTCGCGCCACTCGGCGCGCGCCCCTACAACGTTGCGTCGCGACAACGGTCGCGCGGAAGGGACGCGCCCCAACTCGAGGCCACTGGTCAGTGCGCGGCGCCTGCGGCGAGGGCGCGCACGCCGAGAGACAGGCGACTCACGCCTTACTTGATCCAGTGTCCGATCCGCCCCCACCGAATCGCCGTGATGAACGCGAGCGGGCGATCGCTCTCGGCGTTCCACGAGTAGTACACGAAGAGCGGGCGCCCACGAAAGTTCTCGCGCGGCACGACGCCCCAGTAGCGCGAGTCCTTCGAGTTGTAGCGGTTGTCGCCCATCATGAAGTAGTGCCCCTGCGGCACCACGAGCGGTCCCCAGTAGTCGTGCGTCGGCTGCGCCGGTGCCGCGCCGAAGCGCGAGGCGGTGAGTGCGATCTCCTTCTGCCAATCGAAGAGCGGACTCACCTCGTTGGGATCGCCCGCCTCCGACGACGCACCATAGCCCTGCCGCTGCTCGATCCCGTTCACGAAGAGTTTCGCGTCGCGCATGTGCAGCGTGTCACCCGGCATCCCCACGATGCGCTTGACCAGCGTCGGCGTGGGATCCCACGGCTGGTCGACTTGAGGCGGCGACACAAAGACCGCGATGTCGTAGCGCGCCGGCTCGGCGTAGCCGGGAAGGTTCACGTTGCTGAAGGGGACGTGCGGACCGAAGCGCAGCTTGTTGACGAAGAGCCAGTCCCCCACGAGCATCGACGGGATCATGCTCCCCGAGGGGATGCGATACGCCTCGAAGAAGAAGGCGCGGATGAAGAAGAAGAGCAGGATCGCACCGCCGATCCCCTTCACATTCTCCCACAGTGCGCTCTTCGAGAACGACGAGCCGCTCGACTTCTTGCGTGACTGGGCGACGACGTTGTTGGGCTTGGATGACTTCTTGGCGCTCATGCGGCTCGGGCGGATCGGGCGACGTGAGTGGGTCGGGAGGCGGCGGAGCAGGCAATTTAACTACGACGGCGCGCGCGTCGTGTTCCATCGTTCGAGCGCGCGGGGGACGAGTGGGACGCGCGGGGGCCCGATGCACGAGAGGCGCGCCTCCAGGGGAGACGCGCCTCTCGCGAGGTCGGCGTGGTGTCGCCGCTTACTTCTTGAGGTGCTTGTTGACGAGCGCCGTCATCTCGAACATCGAGACGGTCTTCTTGCCACCGAACACCTTCTTCAGCGCCTCGTCGGCGTTGATGTTGCGCTTGTTCTTCGAGTCCTGCAGGCCGTTCTTGTGGATATAGCCCCACAGGTCCTTGGCAACCTGGGAACGCGGACGCGGCTTCGGGCCGATCACCGCCGCGAGCTCCGTGGTCGGCGTCATCGGCGCCATGAACGCCGGATTCGGCTTCCGCTTCGCAGCGGGCTTCTTTGCAGCAGCCTTCTTCGCAGGCGCCTTCTTGGCGGCAGCCTTCTTCGGAGCAGCCTTCTTCGGCGCGGCCTTCTTCGCAGCGGCCTTCTTCTTAGCGGCCATCGTTCGACTCCTGAGTGATGGAAACGTGAATTCCCCCGGTGGAAACCACGAATTCTTCGCGGCAAAAACTAAAGGCGAACGTCGGAGACGCAATAGGGAAGTGCATCGCGCCCCCTATGAAAATCGACGTTTTCCCTAGGAGAACGCGCCACGGAGCCTCTTCAGCACCGCCATTCCCCGGGGAGAAACGTGTCGTAGCGCACCGTGCATGCACGCTGCACACGGTGCATTTGCCCCATCGTTTCCCCTGAGAAACGCCGCGTTCGCGCACGCGCTCCCC contains these protein-coding regions:
- a CDS encoding SWIB/MDM2 domain-containing protein, which gives rise to MAAKKKAAAKKAAPKKAAPKKAAAKKAPAKKAAAKKPAAKRKPNPAFMAPMTPTTELAAVIGPKPRPRSQVAKDLWGYIHKNGLQDSKNKRNINADEALKKVFGGKKTVSMFEMTALVNKHLKK
- a CDS encoding RidA family protein, yielding MNARLLVLPLLVVGACSRATPTPAPAPSPASVTENGVTWHLPYGKPTRPFSPAVQVGNLLFLAGQIGTSASAQGGVVPGGIQAETRQTMENIKDVLEKSGSSLDRVVKCTVFMADMREWDAMNEIYTTFFPRNKPARSALGANGLALGARVEIECIAAVP
- a CDS encoding prolyl oligopeptidase family serine peptidase, giving the protein MRRAARALLPVAAVLAGGLLARPLPAQVVPRGTVDTLTFWSQALGTQKRAIVWLPPGYATQPARRFPSVYYLHGLWGSETDWTKQGRLDETLDSLTAAGLPEMVVVMPDGDDGWYTTWNRLFDISVCRREFKPRPGDDTDASYCVPWPHYDDYIAHDLVTAVDRRYRTVASRAQRAIAGLSMGGYGALTMALQYPEVFRAAASHSGVVSPAYTGAHPFDGVPRYAQSDAALRESWGDRMWPLIAPAFGADTAAWYARDPLRRAQRLAATRRDLVPAIFLDCGTEDGLIDQSRVLRAELTRLGFAPAYAEWPGKHDWDYWRVHARESLAWLAQQVAVR
- a CDS encoding aromatic ring-hydroxylating dioxygenase subunit alpha — its product is MPFSFNLDVSHASTIPARLYNDPVYLELEVGKIFAKTWQLVGRTEQLAESGSYLTAEIANESIVIVRDGEVLRGFHNVCLHRAGPVATGCGRRQSMQCKYHGWTYSLQGALVRAPGMEGTANFSPGDFQLLPVQVATWGPLVFANLDLKAPPLAHFIEDIPQQCERFHAERMRYVMSREWTIHCNWKVYVDNYLEGYHVSVVHPGLHKELDVDRYVVEPHRYYSRQYAPLRPLAAHAADRKYIPRAGDDEAHYYWIYPNWMLNIYQGQMQTNIVLPIDHNTTRVRFDWYAVNPPADNDPDWARITDFSFEIQDEDIAICEAVQRNLRSRIYDRGRYSATRENGVHHFHSLLHESLT
- a CDS encoding penicillin acylase family protein, with the translated sequence MAAHRGWILAGVTALAASGAVAWRGRAVEERRLQVPGLTASVEVRRDRWGVPHIYAKNTHDLFFAQGFVVAQDRLFQMEMWRRAGEGRLAEVLGPSAVDRDRFARTFKYRGDMKKEWAAYAPDAKAIVTAFVSGVNAYIAQAGDSLPPEFGMLGFRPEPWSIEVPLSRATGLSGVSNGSSEVLRAQLVAKLGAKRVEALLPVDPVRALDPAPGLDLAGIGAASLGGFGSAFADVAYNRIEGSNNWTVSGRKTATGRPILANDPHRVITNPAVRYLTHLVAPGWNVIGAGEPASPGVSIGHNDRIAFGLTVVGMDQQDVYVETLGACPARPGGPPQQQRATAAASSPNQSVPHRTESSLDCYRHKGAWRHVQSITDTIRVKGEAPRVVTLRYTVHGPIVSVDTARRRAFAIRSVHAEPGTASYLASLSLNRARNWPQFQAAMTRWLMPSENMIYADVDGNIGWVAGGLMPTRSWSGLLPVPGEGSHEWSGFVPGMQLPRAFNPAEGYIATANHNILPDSYPIPLSYEWASRYRIDRVHEVLRQPRKFTVDDFRQLQHDDHSKLAEALVPSLTAAANRWGVSGRADVRLLADWNLRMSRDQVAPTLFAAWAPAVYRRAIAAQLPDDRETSAALALRPEYQWLERTLATSATPASDSLLLGALDDAVADLTRRFGADRAAWRYGDVHLAVFRHPLSSRYDLPSASRGGDGNTVYATGGRDFKQTAGASFREIIDLGDFDRSVVTNVPGQSADPRSAHYGDLLPLWGKDDYFPLVYSRKRVEQETEQVLWLQPQRRATR
- the lepB gene encoding signal peptidase I; translated protein: MSAKKSSKPNNVVAQSRKKSSGSSFSKSALWENVKGIGGAILLFFFIRAFFFEAYRIPSGSMIPSMLVGDWLFVNKLRFGPHVPFSNVNLPGYAEPARYDIAVFVSPPQVDQPWDPTPTLVKRIVGMPGDTLHMRDAKLFVNGIEQRQGYGASSEAGDPNEVSPLFDWQKEIALTASRFGAAPAQPTHDYWGPLVVPQGHYFMMGDNRYNSKDSRYWGVVPRENFRGRPLFVYYSWNAESDRPLAFITAIRWGRIGHWIK